The following proteins are encoded in a genomic region of Gossypium hirsutum isolate 1008001.06 chromosome D05, Gossypium_hirsutum_v2.1, whole genome shotgun sequence:
- the LOC107903014 gene encoding glycine-rich cell wall structural protein 2 has translation MSIKIMGSSKIIGAAFLVLLLVDLAFAARSFRSVGKGGGGGGGGGGGSGGGGSVANGLGSGSGYGLGYGSGRGSGYGSGGYGRGGGGGGGEGGGGGGGSSSGQGYGSGYGSGYGSGYGNGVGGGGGGGRGGGGGGGGGSGGGHGSGYGYGSGSGYGSGGGRGRGGGGGGGGGGGGGGGGGGGGDNGYGHGSGYGSGSGYGSGYGSGGGDDDYSP, from the coding sequence atgagCATCAAAATAATGGGCAGCTCTAAGATTATTGGTGCTGCGTTTTTGGTTTTATTACTAGTGGACTTGGCCTTTGCTGCTAGGTCATTTAGGAGTGTAGGAAAAGGAggtggtggtggaggaggaggaggaggaggaagcgGTGGAGGTGGAAGTGTTGCTAATGGTTTGGGGTCAGGTTCTGGATATGGTTTAGGGTATGGTTCTGGAAGGGGTTCCGGATACGGTTCAGGAGGTTATGGTAGAGGaggaggaggtggtggtggtgaaGGAGGAGGAGGTGGAGGTGGCTCTAGTTCTGGCCAAGGGTATGGGTCTGGATATGGGTCCGGATACGGGTCTGGGTATGGGAATGGTGTAGGAGGTGGTGGAGGCGGTGGTAGAGGAGGAGGAGGTGGCGGAGGTGGAGGTAGTGGAGGTGGACATGGCTCAGGTTATGGATACGGAAGCGGATCTGGATACGGAAGTGGTGGCGGTAGAGGTagaggtggaggtggaggtggaggtggtggtggtggaggaggaggTGGTGGTGGCGGTGGCGGTGACAATGGTTATGGACATGGTTCAGGGTATGGAAGTGGGTCTGGTTATGGTTCAGGGTACGGCAGTGGTGGGGGAGATGATGATTATTCACCATAA